One Janthinobacterium sp. TB1-E2 genomic region harbors:
- a CDS encoding GNAT family N-acetyltransferase — MPAHPLSELPYTICVSATIDVEVEQTILEGLNAYNDAITGYQDRQVLSVVVRDRDSQRVLGGAMGRTSLGLLFLDLFYLPAALRGLGLGSQILAQFEEEGRRRGCASAVLYTISFQAPEFYERRGWRRFGDIACSPEGTSRVFMSKTL, encoded by the coding sequence CCTGCACACCCGCTCAGCGAATTACCCTACACCATCTGTGTCAGCGCCACGATCGACGTGGAGGTCGAACAAACCATCCTCGAGGGCTTGAACGCCTATAACGATGCGATCACGGGATACCAGGACAGGCAGGTATTGAGCGTGGTCGTGCGCGACCGCGACAGCCAGCGGGTGCTGGGCGGCGCCATGGGCCGGACCTCGCTGGGCCTGCTGTTTCTCGATTTGTTTTACTTGCCCGCCGCCTTGCGAGGACTGGGCCTGGGCAGCCAGATACTGGCGCAGTTCGAAGAGGAAGGACGCCGGCGCGGCTGCGCCTCGGCGGTGCTGTACACCATCAGTTTCCAGGCGCCCGAATTTTACGAGCGCCGCGGCTGGCGCCGCTTCGGCGACATTGCCTGCAGTCCAGAAGGGACGAGCCGGGTGTTCATGAGCAAGACCTTGTAG
- a CDS encoding DUF3334 family protein — translation MDAEKDVVYGTEDLLMSLCNSVVRVLNVATQSKVNYSGMVQRITKTGLKPDIGCFVMFDGGFTGLVVLNFAADTAMEIYERYMLHMGMPKSELASFYTSDEVSNIMGELMNQIVGDFTGKVRRELQTNITQSQPKMLVLNKQVMLSVDTPLDRPEMRRVTFYTEKNNIFYLELAIDRTEFIKLHDFDSREVDADSLMDGEFANRERNAAPAPAAEPEDDDNADLLKSLGM, via the coding sequence ATGGATGCAGAAAAGGATGTTGTGTACGGTACAGAAGATTTGTTGATGAGTTTGTGCAACTCGGTGGTTCGGGTGCTAAACGTTGCAACGCAAAGCAAGGTCAATTATTCGGGCATGGTGCAGCGCATCACCAAGACGGGCCTGAAGCCGGACATCGGCTGCTTCGTGATGTTCGATGGCGGTTTCACGGGCCTGGTCGTGCTCAATTTTGCCGCCGATACGGCGATGGAAATCTACGAGCGCTACATGTTGCACATGGGTATGCCGAAGTCGGAACTGGCCAGTTTCTACACGTCGGACGAAGTGTCGAACATCATGGGCGAGCTGATGAACCAGATCGTGGGCGACTTTACGGGCAAGGTACGCCGCGAGCTGCAAACGAACATCACCCAGAGCCAGCCGAAGATGCTGGTGCTGAACAAGCAGGTGATGCTCAGCGTCGACACCCCGCTGGACCGCCCGGAAATGCGTCGCGTCACTTTCTACACGGAAAAGAACAATATTTTCTACCTGGAACTGGCGATCGACCGTACCGAGTTCATCAAGCTGCACGATTTCGATTCGCGCGAAGTCGATGCCGACTCGCTGATGGATGGCGAATTCGCGAACCGCGAACGGAACGCCGCCCCCGCACCTGCGGCGGAACCGGAAGACGACGACAACGCCGACCTGCTCAAGTCGCTGGGCATGTAA
- a CDS encoding DUF1488 family protein: MADGSLRTLPLFSAYSQREMAPSLRHCRDNLARSRPAMPYEILRDSIALEQAGDAIRFHLSVFGAEKTCRITVTALHSLDQGQGGDLLAIFDTHRLRIGQRAFSYLSRDLLVSGVVLRALDF; this comes from the coding sequence GTGGCAGACGGTAGCTTGCGCACCTTGCCGCTATTCTCGGCGTATTCCCAGCGGGAAATGGCGCCGAGCTTGCGCCATTGCCGCGACAACCTTGCCAGGAGCCGCCCGGCCATGCCCTATGAAATTCTCCGCGACAGCATCGCGCTCGAGCAGGCGGGTGACGCCATCCGCTTCCACTTGTCCGTCTTCGGGGCGGAAAAGACGTGCCGCATCACCGTCACGGCATTGCACAGCCTGGACCAGGGGCAGGGCGGCGACTTGCTGGCCATCTTCGACACTCACCGCCTGCGCATCGGCCAGCGTGCCTTCTCCTACCTGAGCCGCGATCTGCTGGTCAGCGGCGTGGTGTTGCGCGCACTTGATTTCTAG